GCGCAGGGGGCGCGCTCCGAGGTTGGGATCGTAGCCCTGTTCCACGAGGAGGTCCTTCACGGCTTCGCTCAGCGTAATCGTGATGTTCATGCTGGCGGCCTGCTCGTTCACCCGCTTGAGGTAGAGGTCGGCGATCCGCAGGATCTCCTCCTTCTTGAGGTGCTGGAACACGATGACCTCGTCCACGCGGTTGAGGAACTCGGGCCGGAAGAGCTTCTTCATCTCTTCGAGCATCTTGGTCTTCATCATCTCGTACGTCTTGGGGTCGTTGATGTCGACCTTGACGTCGCGGAAGCCCATACCCTTGTCGGCCTCGACGGGCCGGACGCCCACATTGGAGGTCATGATGATCAGGGTGTTTCGGAAGTCGACGGTGCGGCCCTGGCTGTCCGTCAGGTGTCCGTCCTCCATGATCTGCAGGAGGATGTTGAAGACGTCCGGGTGGGCTTTCTCGATCTCGTCGAGAAGCACCACGCAGTACGGGTTGCGCCGGACCTGTTCGGTGAGCTGTCCACCCTCGTCGTAACCCACGTAGCCGGGAGGGGCTCCCACGAGGCGGCTGACCGAGAACCGCTCCATGTACTCCGACATGTCGATGCGGACGATGTTCGATTCCTTTTCGTAGAGGTACGCGGCGAGGGCCTTCGCAAGTTCGGTCTTGCCGACGCCTGTCGGGCCGAGGAAGATGAACGAGCCCATCGGCCGCTTCGGATCCTTGAGGCCGCTGCGGGCGCGGCGGATGGCTCTCGAGACGGACACGACGGCGTCGTGCTGGCCGATGATCCGCTCGTGGAGGTCCTCCTCCATTCGGAGCAGCTTCTGGGATTCCGCTTCGACGAGCTTGGTGACCGGAATGCCCGTCCAGCTCTGGACGATCTGGGCGATCTCGTGATCGCTCACGATCGGTTCGGGGCGCTCCTCCGATTCCCAAGCCTCCTCGCGCTTGCCGATGCTCTCCTCGAGAGCGTCGCGCTCGGCTTGTTTGGCGGCGAGTGTCTCGTCGCCCTCGGTGGCGCGTTTGGCCAGGTGCTCGATTTCCGAATCCAGCTTGGTCAGCTTTGCGCGGTCCGAGCGGACGTCCGCCGGCGGCAGGCTCTGCTGCAGCCGGACGCGGGACGCGGCTTCGTCGATGAGGTCGATGGCCTTGTCGGGAAGGGTGCGGTCGCTGATGTAGCGCTGCGAGAGATGGACGGCCGAGTCGATCGCATCGTCGGTGATCTCCACCTGGTGATGCGCCTCGTACCGCTCGCGCAGGCCTTTGAGGATGTCGATCGCCTCCTCTTCGGAGGGTTCGCGCACCTTCACGGCCTGGAAGCGGCGCTCGAGAGCGGCGTCGCGCTCGATGTACTTTCGGAATTCGTCCTGGGTGGTGGCTCCGATGCACTGCAGTTCGCCGCGCGCGAGCGCGGGCTTCATGATGTTGGAAGCGTCGATGGCGCCTTCTGCGGCGCCCGCGCCCACCAAGGTGTGCAGTTCGTCGATGAAGAGGATCACTTGGCCCTCGGCCTTGCGAACCTCCTCCATCACCTTCTTCATCCGCTCCTCGAACTCGCCCCGATACTTGGTGCCGGCGACGAGGCCCGCAAGGTCGAGCGCCACGATGCGCTTGTCCCGCAGGAGGTCGGGGATGTCCCCGCTGATGATCTTGAGGGCCAGGCCCTCGGCGATCGCGGTCTTGCCGACGCCGGGGTCGCCCACGAGGCACGGATTGTTCTTCGTGCGGCGGCACAGGATCTGCATCACACGCTCGATCTCGTTGTGCCGTCCGACGACCGGATCGAGCTTCCCGTCTCGTGCCAGCTCGGTCAGGTCCCGTCCAAATTCGTCCAGGGTCTGCGTTTTCGTTGCGGCGCCATGGCTGGAGCTTCGCCCGCCGGGCTTCGATTGCGTCTCCGTATCTTGGAGCGCCATCACTTCGCGCCGTGCGCGTTCGAGCTCCACACCAAGCTTGGCGAGCACGCGACCCGCAAGGCCGTCGCCTTCGCGGATCAGTCCGAGCAGGAGATGCTCGGTTCCGATGTAGTTGTTGTTGAGATTGCGCGCCTCGTCGTAGGCCAGGTCAATGACTCTCTTGGCCCGCGGGGTCAGGGTCATATCCTGACTCGGCCGGGCATCCCCCCTCGGGAGCTGCTTTTCGACCTCCGCCCGTATCTTGTTCAAACTCACACCGAGCTTCTCGAGCACGCGTGCGGCAACGGAGTCCGACTCGCGGACCAGACCCAGGAGAAGATGCTCGGTCGACACGTAGCCTTCGCCGAATTTCTGCGCCTCTTCTTGGGCGTAGAACACAACCTTTCTTGCGCGCTCTGTAAATCGTTGCCACATAACTCGATACTCGCCTTGGCCGAACCTGCGGCCCTGTTCGTTGGACCGCGCCGATCCTCATAAGGTTCTACGCCGGGGGGTCCCGGCGCGTCCTTCAAGGATCAGACGCGCACCGTTTCGACTAGGCTTCAGGTTCAAGTCAGAGTACCCTGCGACGATTGCCGGGTGCCCTGATTGTCGGGCGTTGCCGCGGGCTCCGAGAGGGTCGAAAGTCTGCTGGATCGCCTTGTCCGGCCATCTCCGCTAAACTACACCCATGCAAGCCGCCGCCAAAGTCGGGTTCCTGGTCGTGGTGTTCGTGGGCCTCCTGTTCGGCGCCTATGCCTTGCTCGGCAAGAGTCTGTTCGCCAAGGAGTCGGAGGTTTACTACGCGGAGTTCAAGGACGCGGGAGGGGTGACGCCGGGCACGCGCGTGCTCTTGGCCGGCGTGCGCGTGGGCGAGGTGGAGTCGGTGAGCCTCGAGGGCCCTGCGCTCGCGCGCGTGGCGCTGAGCTTGGCCAAAGGCACGGTGCTGCCCGAAGGAACCACGGCCCAGCTCCCGACGTCGCTGATCGGGTTCGGCGACAATCCCGTGCTCCTCATCCCGCCCGAGCGAGTGGAGGGGCGGCTGTTCCCGGGCGCGGTGCTCGCGGGCGTCCGCCCGTCGGCCCTCGAGGGACTGCTGCCCGACAGCAAGGAGACGATCCGCGAGCTGAACGCGACGTTGGCAGCCACGCGGAAGTTGATGGAGGACCGCGAATTGAAGGACTCCCTGGTCGCGCTCCTGGAGAGCGGCAACAAGACCCTCGCCGAATTCGGCGCGATCGCCAGGGAGACGCAGGGGCTGCTCGCCGACAACCGAGGGACGATCCAAGCCGCGATGAACGATGCCGCCCGCGCCATGGCGGACGTCCGCAAGAGCACGGAGATGCTGGCCAAACTGGCGACCGACGAGCAGATGCAGGGGCAGTTGCGGACGATTGTCGCCAACTTGGAGAGCACGAGCAAGAAGACCGACGACCTGGTTTCCGAGATCAACGCGATGGTCACCGATCCCGAGCTTCGCAATCCGATGAAGGCGACCATGGCCAACGTCGAGAAGATGAGCGAGACCGGCACGAGGATCGTCGAGAACACCGAGGTGATGACCAAGAACGGCATCGTGGTGAGCGAGAAGGCGGTGGAGATCGCCGACAAGGCCTCCGCGCTGGCGGACGAGGCGAGCAAGGTGCTCAAACGCCTTCAAGAGTTCTTCGACAAGGTGCCGGACGTCTCCGTCAAGCCCATCGACGTGAGCATGGACCTCTTGCGGGAAACGCGCGACGCCCGGTGGCGGACCGACGTCAACATGGCACTCGGCAAGCCCCTGGGCGACTCGACGCTCCACTTCGGACTGTACGACGCGTTCGAGGGGAACAAGGTGAATCTGCAGCTTGGAAAGGCCTTCGGGAACGGGAGCGAATACCGCTACGGCATCTACGCCAGCAAGCCGGGCGTTGGGGTAGACTTTCAAGTCGCGCCGCGGTTCTCGCTGCGGGGGGATTGGTTCGATATCAACAACCCTCGCTTCGACCTTCGCGGACGCTATGAATTCGGAAACGGCCTGGTGGGTTGGTTCGGCGTGGATCGGCTGCTGAACGACAACGCGCCCATCATCGGGATCGGCATCCGGAAATAAGAGGGATTTCGATGAAGGTGATCTTAACTCAGACCGTGCCGAAAGTCGGCAAGGAAGGCCACGTGGTGAACGTGGCCGACGGATTCGCGCGCAACTATCTGTTCCCGCGCAAGATGGCGGTGTACGCTGACAAGAGCCAGATGCAGGTGCTTGAGCGCCGCAAGGCGAAGTTCGACGCGCGCGATGCCGAGACCCTTGCCGAAGCGCAGACCATGCACGACATGCTGCACGGCAAGGGCATTCGCCTCGAGGGCAAGGTCGCCGGCGAGAACACGCGACTTTTCGGCGCCGTCACGTCCCAGGACATCGCCGACGCCCTGGCCGCACAGCTCGGCGTGACCGTCGATCGCAAGCAGGTCGGCCTCCTCGCACCCATCAAGCAGCTGGGCAAGTACACGATCGACGTGGACCTACACCGCCAGCTTGAAACGCACGTGTCGCTCGAGGTCTTCAACCCCGAAGCCGAGGTGAAGGCCGAGGAAGAGGCGCCGGTCGTCGAAGAACCGGAGGAGGCCCCGGTCGCGGAGGCGGTGGCCGAGACGGTTGCCGAAGCGCCCGTCACGGCCGACGAGAGCTGAGGGAGCGCGAGCCGCCTACCGGCTCGCCGCCCGAACCAACTCCAACAACATCCGCTCCAGCGTCTCCATCGAGGAGAAGCCGGGGAGGAGACCCTTGAGGCGCGCGTCGGCGTCCGAAACGACCTGCAGCATCTCCCGCAACTGATCGAGGGAGAGGCGGCGGCCGAAACGCATCGCCTGGTCTTGGGACCAGGGCGCCATCTTCTGAAGATTCGGCATGGCGGGAAAGAGGCGCGTCACGGCGTCGGGCGCGTTCGAAGGCGAGGTGCCCGAGTCGACGCACAGGCGCGCTTGCCAGGCCAGTCGCAGTTGCCGCGATAGGGTCGGGAGCACGAACTGGAACGCCGCGCCCTCCGCCTTGGCTTGGCTTCCCACGAGCACGCGCAACTGGTGCATGGCGGGTCCCACCCGGCCCGCCAGCGCCGCGTCCACCATCTTGTACACGTTCCACTCCCTCGAGGGGATGGTCACGGCCTGGATGTCGGCCTCGCGCACGGACTCCTCGTCCCCCGCGAACAGGATCGCCTTGTCCAGCTCCTCGATCGCGCGGCTCGAACTGTCGCCGGTCATCTCGAGCAACGTGTCGATCGCCCGGTCGCTGATCTTCTTGCCGCGCGCCTCGACCTCTTTTTTGAGCAAGGCGCGCAGGCTCTTGGGATTGACCTTGAAGTCTTCGACGTACCCGTTGGCCGCCCGGACCGCCTTCTCCCAAGACGCCCTGAGACGGGCGTTCCGACGGTCGTCGCCCCCCTCCTCGTCCGCGACGAGCACGAGAAGGGAGGTGGGTGGAAGGGCCGCGAGGCGGGAGTGTGCATCGGACATCGCCTCTTCGGCGGTGCCCGAGCGCAAGAGGTGCCGGACCACCACCGCGCGCCGATCGCTCAGGAAGGGGACGGTTCCGGCCGCGGCCAGCCACTCGTCGGCGGATCGCTGGCCCCCCTCGAATTGTTCGAGCTCCAAGGGCTCCTCGGGCTCGGCCGCGCGCAACAGCGCGTGCAGGCCGCGGATGCGCAGCCCGTCTTCGGTGCCGGAAAGGAGCACGACCGAGTGGTCGAGTGCTTTGGAAGTGTCGATGTCGATCGGTCTGCAGCCTCGGAAACGAGTTGTCCGATTATGCCGCAGGAACGGCGCCCTTGAGGACCGTGCGAAACGCTCGGACGTCGGCATCGAGCGCGCGGACGGCCTCGGCCGAGGGCTCTTCGCGTGCGAAGAGGGCCGCTTCGAGGCGCTCGTTGAGCGCGAGCGCCGTCTCTGTTTGCGAACCCAGACGTCCGGTAAGGCCCTCGAGATAGTCCCGTGGCGTTTGCGAAGGGTCGCGGGGCTTGCCCGTTGCCCGTTCGATGCCGTGCAGGAACGTGCGGTAGGCGAGGCGGGCGTCTTCACGGGATGGCCGGAGGGCCGCCCCCGCGCGGCCGCGCAGACGCCAGACGCCGAACCCAAGACCCCCCGCCGCCGCGATCAGGGCGCCGATGCCGAGCGGCGTTTCGAACCACGGCGCCGCGACGGCGCCGCCCCGTTCGGAGCCTTCTGCGACGCGGGCGCCCTCCGTGGCGTCGAACGGAATCCAGCCCACGCCCTCGAAGTAAAGCTCGGCCCAAGCGTGGGCATCCGATTCACGCACGTTGTACCGGCCTTCCTCGTCCACGGTCTCGCCAAACGGGTAGTAGCCCACGACGTACCGAGACGGGATGCCCGCGCAGCGGGCGAGCACCGCCATCGCGCTGGCAAAAAGATCGCAGTACCCCTCGGGTTGGTCGAACAGGAAGGCGCTGACCGCGTCGACGTCGGGTGGCAGGGCGGGAGCGTTCAGGTTGTACACGCACCGCTCTTCGAGCATCTTCTTGATGGCCTGCGCCTTCTCGTAGTCGGAACTCTTGCCGGCGACGGTCTCCTGGGCGAACTCGAATACCGCGGATGGTACGTTTCCGATCGCGAGGTAGGACCCGCCAAACTCCTCGCTCGGAAGTCCGGCGCGCGCGTTGGGCGGCACGGCACCTTCGTTCGCGGGCACGATCGCCCGCCCGACGAGTTCGGGCGTCATGGAGACGGGGCGTTCGAGTTCCACGGTGCCGTCCGCCCGGATCCGGGCGCGGCGCATCCCTGAAATCGAGGTCACCACTCCGGGCACGGGAACGTCCACGTGCGAGCCGGAGACCAACTCGATGCCAAATCGGATCCTCTTGGGCTGGGCGATGTCGGCCACGGCGCGCGAAGCTCCCGATTCGAACGGGCGGGGCGTCGCCGACCAACCCCGTCCCGCGTAGGTGTCGAAGATCTCGCTCCGGAGATAGCGTTGCTGGTCGAGCCTGGCCCGAAGGACGACGTCGGCATTGAGCGCCAGCGGTCCGCGGCCGACCTCCACGGTCCCCGCCCGGGACGTGCGGAAGTTGCTCGGGTTGGCCGCGTTCTTGGGCCGGGGCACGCTCAGGTTCACAATCGTCGAGACGCCCTTGACCGACTCCTGCAGGATGGGGGCGCCGAGCAGACTCACCAGCACCACGACCGCCGCGGACGCCAAAGCCCACTCGGGTCCGGCCATCCAGCGCCACGGCCCCGCTTGGATGCGGCGCATCGACCGCTCGTCGATGCCGACTCCCTCCTCGAAGAAGCCTGCGGCCGAGGCCTGCTCCAGCATCGCACGCCCGTGGGCGCGGGCGAACAGGGCCGCCACGCACAGAAGGAATCCGAAGAAGGCGACGGGCGCCTCTTTGAACGTGTCCCACGTGCCCACCATGCCGAACATCGCGATGCCCGGCACGACCTGGAAAAGGAGGGTGCCGTCGCGCCACGCCGTGAAGCTCCCCGCCACGATCATCCAGCAGAGGACCCCGCCGAGCATCAGTTCGAGAGGGAAGCCTTCACCCGGCAGGAAGCGGTTGAGCTCCGGAGCGAAGAACGTCGCGGCGATCAGGCTGGCCGCGTAGGGCAGCGCGGCGAACGGCCCGAGCTTCTCGATCTGGAAGAACCGGTTGATCGCGAGCGAGATCGCCGTTCCAACGAGGACCAGCACCACCAGGACCGTACCGATCGCGGGCTCGGACAGCCCCTGGCCCGCCGAGTAGACCGTGGCCGAAGCCGCCGAGCCCGCGAGCACGAAGTCGAGCCAGCCGAGGCGCTCGATCTTTCGGACGAGGCGCGGTCCTCTCACGACCTCAGGCCCTCCGCAGGCATGTGGACGACGGTGGCGCCCGCCTGATGAAGCGCGTGGACGAACGTGCCGCTGGCGGCTGAAGCGCCGCCCGGCCGTCTCTTGCGGAATGCGTCGGCGTCGTAGACCAAGGCGACGACCTGGGCCCCGGTCGCCGAAGCGGCCCGCACGGCGTCGGGCAGATCGGCTTCCTCCAACGCGACCAGGAGCAAGAGGGTTGCGCCCGGCGTGATCGATGGGAGCTGCGCCTGCAGCTCCTGGCCGAGGGTGCGGTCCTGGTCGGCCTCCGCGCCGGCCAGCGCCTGCAGGATCTCCTGGTGTCTCGAGCCTTCGGCGGAGGACGGCCTGGCCGTTTC
This genomic window from Fimbriimonadaceae bacterium contains:
- the holA gene encoding DNA polymerase III subunit delta, producing the protein MLLSGTEDGLRIRGLHALLRAAEPEEPLELEQFEGGQRSADEWLAAAGTVPFLSDRRAVVVRHLLRSGTAEEAMSDAHSRLAALPPTSLLVLVADEEGGDDRRNARLRASWEKAVRAANGYVEDFKVNPKSLRALLKKEVEARGKKISDRAIDTLLEMTGDSSSRAIEELDKAILFAGDEESVREADIQAVTIPSREWNVYKMVDAALAGRVGPAMHQLRVLVGSQAKAEGAAFQFVLPTLSRQLRLAWQARLCVDSGTSPSNAPDAVTRLFPAMPNLQKMAPWSQDQAMRFGRRLSLDQLREMLQVVSDADARLKGLLPGFSSMETLERMLLELVRAASR
- the rplI gene encoding 50S ribosomal protein L9; the protein is MKVILTQTVPKVGKEGHVVNVADGFARNYLFPRKMAVYADKSQMQVLERRKAKFDARDAETLAEAQTMHDMLHGKGIRLEGKVAGENTRLFGAVTSQDIADALAAQLGVTVDRKQVGLLAPIKQLGKYTIDVDLHRQLETHVSLEVFNPEAEVKAEEEAPVVEEPEEAPVAEAVAETVAEAPVTADES
- a CDS encoding ATP-dependent Clp protease ATP-binding subunit; translated protein: MFYAQEEAQKFGEGYVSTEHLLLGLVRESDSVAARVLEKLGVSLNKIRAEVEKQLPRGDARPSQDMTLTPRAKRVIDLAYDEARNLNNNYIGTEHLLLGLIREGDGLAGRVLAKLGVELERARREVMALQDTETQSKPGGRSSSHGAATKTQTLDEFGRDLTELARDGKLDPVVGRHNEIERVMQILCRRTKNNPCLVGDPGVGKTAIAEGLALKIISGDIPDLLRDKRIVALDLAGLVAGTKYRGEFEERMKKVMEEVRKAEGQVILFIDELHTLVGAGAAEGAIDASNIMKPALARGELQCIGATTQDEFRKYIERDAALERRFQAVKVREPSEEEAIDILKGLRERYEAHHQVEITDDAIDSAVHLSQRYISDRTLPDKAIDLIDEAASRVRLQQSLPPADVRSDRAKLTKLDSEIEHLAKRATEGDETLAAKQAERDALEESIGKREEAWESEERPEPIVSDHEIAQIVQSWTGIPVTKLVEAESQKLLRMEEDLHERIIGQHDAVVSVSRAIRRARSGLKDPKRPMGSFIFLGPTGVGKTELAKALAAYLYEKESNIVRIDMSEYMERFSVSRLVGAPPGYVGYDEGGQLTEQVRRNPYCVVLLDEIEKAHPDVFNILLQIMEDGHLTDSQGRTVDFRNTLIIMTSNVGVRPVEADKGMGFRDVKVDINDPKTYEMMKTKMLEEMKKLFRPEFLNRVDEVIVFQHLKKEEILRIADLYLKRVNEQAASMNITITLSEAVKDLLVEQGYDPNLGARPLRRAVQRFIEDPLSEEMLLGRFHAGDTILADLDADKKIVFVKKDPDGGGKKQKALANK
- a CDS encoding MlaD family protein — encoded protein: MQAAAKVGFLVVVFVGLLFGAYALLGKSLFAKESEVYYAEFKDAGGVTPGTRVLLAGVRVGEVESVSLEGPALARVALSLAKGTVLPEGTTAQLPTSLIGFGDNPVLLIPPERVEGRLFPGAVLAGVRPSALEGLLPDSKETIRELNATLAATRKLMEDRELKDSLVALLESGNKTLAEFGAIARETQGLLADNRGTIQAAMNDAARAMADVRKSTEMLAKLATDEQMQGQLRTIVANLESTSKKTDDLVSEINAMVTDPELRNPMKATMANVEKMSETGTRIVENTEVMTKNGIVVSEKAVEIADKASALADEASKVLKRLQEFFDKVPDVSVKPIDVSMDLLRETRDARWRTDVNMALGKPLGDSTLHFGLYDAFEGNKVNLQLGKAFGNGSEYRYGIYASKPGVGVDFQVAPRFSLRGDWFDINNPRFDLRGRYEFGNGLVGWFGVDRLLNDNAPIIGIGIRK
- a CDS encoding DUF3488 and transglutaminase-like domain-containing protein, whose amino-acid sequence is MRGPRLVRKIERLGWLDFVLAGSAASATVYSAGQGLSEPAIGTVLVVLVLVGTAISLAINRFFQIEKLGPFAALPYAASLIAATFFAPELNRFLPGEGFPLELMLGGVLCWMIVAGSFTAWRDGTLLFQVVPGIAMFGMVGTWDTFKEAPVAFFGFLLCVAALFARAHGRAMLEQASAAGFFEEGVGIDERSMRRIQAGPWRWMAGPEWALASAAVVVLVSLLGAPILQESVKGVSTIVNLSVPRPKNAANPSNFRTSRAGTVEVGRGPLALNADVVLRARLDQQRYLRSEIFDTYAGRGWSATPRPFESGASRAVADIAQPKRIRFGIELVSGSHVDVPVPGVVTSISGMRRARIRADGTVELERPVSMTPELVGRAIVPANEGAVPPNARAGLPSEEFGGSYLAIGNVPSAVFEFAQETVAGKSSDYEKAQAIKKMLEERCVYNLNAPALPPDVDAVSAFLFDQPEGYCDLFASAMAVLARCAGIPSRYVVGYYPFGETVDEEGRYNVRESDAHAWAELYFEGVGWIPFDATEGARVAEGSERGGAVAAPWFETPLGIGALIAAAGGLGFGVWRLRGRAGAALRPSREDARLAYRTFLHGIERATGKPRDPSQTPRDYLEGLTGRLGSQTETALALNERLEAALFAREEPSAEAVRALDADVRAFRTVLKGAVPAA